From a single Nicotiana tomentosiformis chromosome 2, ASM39032v3, whole genome shotgun sequence genomic region:
- the LOC104100667 gene encoding H/ACA ribonucleoprotein complex subunit 4 yields MTDVELSRSEKKKKKTKSPKNEDETQTLSTQTDKKSDLDVDFLIKPQSYTPAIDTSQWPILLKNYDRLNVRTGHYTPLPSGFSPLKRPLAEYIRYGILNLDKPANPSSHEVVAWIKRILRVEKTGHSGTLDPKVTGNLIVCIDRATRLVKSQQGAGKEYVCVARLHADVPDVAKVARALEALTGAVFQRPPLISAVKRQLRIRTIYESKLLEYDADRHLVVFWISCEAGTYVRTLCVHLGLLLGVGGHMQELRRVRSGILGEKNNMVTMHDVMDAQWMYDNYRDETYLRRVIMPLEVVLTSYKRLVVKDSAVNAICYGAKLMIPGLLRFENDIEVGEEVVLMTTKGEAIALGIAEMTTAVMATCDHGVVAKIKRVVMDRDTYPRKWGLGPRASMKKKLVSEGKLDKHGKPNEKTPAEWLRNVVLPTGGDAMVAGLAAANVKTDPDAVPADGAVDDAEKKKKKKHKEDEEEGNKRKLDDLDASPAPSALKKPKVEIVQEKKAGDEAVEVEVTKKEKKKKKKEADEAATPDVETAKKEKKKKEKEKDGAASSDEEKSEKKKKKKKKDKDAENGDVAVGSDGDEGSKSKKKEKKKKKNKDAQDE; encoded by the coding sequence ATGACTGACGTCGAGCTCTCCCGctcagagaagaagaagaagaaaactaaaTCACCCAAAAATGAGGATGAAACCCAAACACTCTCCACTCAAACTGACAAAAAATCTGATCTTGATGTTGATTTTCTCATCAAACCACAAAGCTACACCCCCGCTATCGACACTTCACAGTGGCCCATTCTCTTGAAAAACTACGACCGTCTCAATGTACGAACTGGTCACTACACTCCTCTCCCATCTGGGTTTTCACCACTGAAGCGTCCACTTGCTGAATACATAAGGTACGGTATTCTTAATCTTGATAAACCTGCTAACCCATCTTCACATGAAGTTGTAGCTTGGATTAAACGGATTCTCCGGGTTGAGAAAACGGGTCACAGTGGAACTCTTGATCCTAAAGTTACTGGTAATTTGATTGTTTGCATTGATAGAGCGACCCGTTTGGTTAAATCCCAACAGGGTGCTGGTAAAGAATATGTTTGTGTTGCTAGATTACATGCTGATGTTCCTGATGTTGCTAAGGTAGCTAGAGCACTTGAGGCTTTAACTGGGGCTGTGTTTCAAAGACCACCTTTGATTTCTGCTGTGAAAAGACAACTTAGGATTAGAACTATTTATGAGAGTAAGTTGCTTGAGTATGATGCTGATAGGCATTTGGTTGTGTTTTGGATATCGTGTGAGGCGGGTACTTATGTTCGGACGCTTTGTGTGCATCTTGGATTGTTGTTGGGTGTGGGTGGACATATGCAGGAGTTGAGGAGAGTGAGGTCTGGGATTTTGGGTGAGAAGAATAATATGGTGACGATGCACGATGTGATGGATGCACAATGGATGTACGATAACTATAGGGATGAGACTTACCTGAGGAGGGTAATTATGCCATTGGAGGTGGTTTTGACTAGTTATAAGAGGTTGGTGGTTAAGGATTCGGCGGTAAATGCTATTTGTTACGGTGCTAAGTTGATGATTCCCGGGCTTTTGAGGTTTGAGAATGATATTGAGGTTGGGGAGGAGGTTGTGCTGATGACTACTAAAGGAGAGGCCATCGCATTGGGGATTGCAGAAATGACCACTGCTGTTATGGCCACTTGTGATCATGGTGTGGTTGCTAAGATTAAGAGAGTGGTGATGGACAGGGATACTTATCCTAGGAAATGGGGCTTAGGGCCAAGGGCTTCGATGAAGAAGAAGTTGGTTTCTGAGGGGAAGTTGGATAAACATGGAAAGCCAAATGAGAAAACTCCAGCTGAGTGGTTGAGGAATGTTGTTTTGCCTACAGGAGGGGACGCTATGGTTGCTGGTCTCGCTGCTGCTAATGTGAAAACCGATCCTGATGCGGTGCCTGCTGATGGTGCAGTTGACGATgctgagaagaaaaagaagaagaaacataaggAAGATGAGGAGGAGGGTAACAAGAGAAAATTGGATGACTTAGATGCATCCCCTGCACCCAGTGCTTTAAAGAAACCAAAGGTAGAGATAGTCCAGGAGAAGAAAGCTGGAGATGAAGCTGTGGAGGTTGAAGtcacaaagaaagaaaagaagaaaaagaagaaagaagctGATGAAGCTGCAACCCCTGATGTAGAGACggcaaaaaaggaaaagaaaaagaaagaaaaagagaaagatgGTGCTGCATCTTCAGATGAGGAGAAgtctgagaaaaagaagaaaaaaaagaagaaagataaaGATGCAGAGAATGGTGATGTAGCTGTTGGGAGTGATGGCGATGAAGGAAGTAAAAgcaagaagaaggagaagaagaaaaagaagaataaggATGCACAAGATGAGTAG
- the LOC104100668 gene encoding uncharacterized protein has protein sequence MSMLTKLRCITLDVTGTLIAYKGELGDYYCMAAKAAGKQCPDYKRVHEGFKLAYTEMAQKHPCFGFAEKIPNIVWWKTCVRDSFVRAGYEYDEETFEKIFRRIYATFGSSAPYSIFPDSKPFLRWLRERGITVGLVSNAEYRYQDVILPALGLHQGSEWDFGVFSGLEGVEKPDPRLFDIALKRAGNVAPEEVLHIGDSMRKDYLPARSVGMHALLLDRFKTADAVNWRKSGATVLPDLTATKDWLTSEELKCNDI, from the exons ATGTCTATGTTAACAAAGTTACGCTGCATCACGCTTGATGTTACCGGCACACTCATTGCTTACAAAGGAGAGCTGGGTGACTATTATTGCATGGCAGCCAAAGCTGCTGGGAAGCAATGTCCTGACTATAAGCGGGTTCATGAAGGTTTTAAGCTCGCATATACAGAAATGGCACAGAAGCACCCATGTTTTGGATTTGCTGAAAAGATTCCTAACATTGTGTGGTGGAAAACTTGTGTCAGGGATTCCTTTGTTAGG GCAGGATATGAATATGATGAGGAGACATTTGAGAAGATATTTAGACGCATATATGCTACTTTTGGTTCTTCTGCGCCTTATAGCATATTTCCTGATTCTAAACCGTTTCTCAGATGGCTCCGCGAGAGGGGCATTACGGTTGGGCTGGTCAGCAATGCCGAGTATCGGTATCAGGACGTAATTCTTCCTGCTTTAGGTTTGCATCAG GGATCTGAGTGGGACTTTGGCGTATTCTCCGGTCTTGAAGGTGTTGAAAAACCGGATCCAAGGTTATTTGATATTGCCTTGAAGAGAGCAGGAAATGTAGCACCGGAGGAAGTACTTCATATTggagatagcatgaggaaagacTACTTGCCCGCGCGAAGTGTTGGGATGCATGCTTTATTGTTGGACAGATTCAAAACAGCTGATGCTGTCAATTGGAGAAAATCTGGTGCCACTGTGCTGCCTGACTTGACCGCTACCAAAGACTGGCTTACTTCTGAGGAATTGAAATGCAATGACATATGA